GCCGATCAACATTTTGATCGCGGTCGTATGGATCAGCTATGCCATCGTGTTCCTGATGACGATCAAGAAACGTACTACGTCGCATATTTATGTGGCGAACTGGTTCTTTGCAGCGTTTATTTTGACGGTTGCGGTGCTGCACATCGTCAACAACGCGGCTATCCCTGTCACTCCCATGTACTCCACCTCGATCTATGCTGGCGCGGTAGATGCCATGGTGCAGTGGTGGTACGGGCACAACGCGGTAGGCTTCTTCCTGACTGCAGGCTTCCTGGGCATGATGTACTACTTCGTGCCGAAACAAGCTGAGCGGCCGATCTACTCTTACCGCCTCTCAATTGTCCATTTCTGGGCATTGATCATGATCTACATGTGGGCAGGCCCTCACCACCTGCACTACACAGCGCTGCCTAACTGGGCACAGTCGCTAGGTATGATCATGTCCATCATCCTGTTGGCCCCCTCCTGGGGTGGCATGATCAACGGCATGATGACCCTGTCAGGGGCTTGGCATAAGCTGCGCACGGATCCAACGCTACGCTTCTTGGTGGTTGCGCTGTCGTTCTACGGCATGTCCACCTTTGAAGGCCCGATGATGGCGATTAAGACCGTCAACGCGCTGTCGCACTACACTGACTGGACAATCGGTCACGTTCACTCCGGTGCGCTTGGCTGGGTCGCGATGATCACCATCGGCTCCATGTATCACCTGATCCCGCGCGTCTTTGGTCGCACTGAAATGTACTCGGTCAACCTGATCGCCGTGCACTTCTGGCTGGCCACGATCGGTACCGTGCTGTATATCGCCTCCATGTGGGTAAACGGTATTCTACAGGGCCTGATGTGGCGTGCGATCAACCCTGACGGCACCTTGATGTACACCTTCGTTGAATCCGTTGAAGCCAGCGGGCCGGGCTACTTTGTTCGCTTAATCGGCGGCCTCTTCTGGGTCACCGGTATGCTGATCATGGCGTTCAATGTGTACATGACCGTTAAACGTCGTGAGGCTATCAGCCATTCAGCGCCACAAGCTGCCTAAACCGGGGAAGTTGAGACCAATGAAACACGAGATTGTCGAAAAAAACGTTGGCCTGCTTGCCGTGTTGATCCTTGTCGTGATCAGTTTCGGCGGCTTGGCTGAGGTGGTGCCGCTGTTTTTCCAGAAGCAGACCACCGAGCCGGTTGAAGGCCTGGAGCCGCTGTCTGCTCTGGAGCTGGAAGGCCGTGACATCTACCGCCGCGAGGGCTGCGTGGGCTGTCACTCGCAAATGGTGCGTCCGTTCCGCGCGGAGACCGAGCGCTACGGCCACTACAACGTGGCAGGTGAGCAGGTTTACGAGCACAACTTCCTATGGGGTTCCAAGCGTACCGGGCCAGACCTGGCGCGTGTTGGCGGCCGCTATAGCGACGACTGGCACCGTGCTCACCTCTACAATCCCCGAGATGTAGTTCCTGAATCGGTTAT
This Vreelandella neptunia DNA region includes the following protein-coding sequences:
- the ccoN gene encoding cytochrome-c oxidase, cbb3-type subunit I; translation: MSTAFEHPTYNYKVVRQFAIMTVVWGIVGMTVGVILASQLVWPQLNLGIPWTSFGRLRPLHTNAVIFAFGGSALFATSYYVVQRTCQTRLFSDKLAAFTFWGWQAVIISAVVSLPMGYTTTKEYAELEWPINILIAVVWISYAIVFLMTIKKRTTSHIYVANWFFAAFILTVAVLHIVNNAAIPVTPMYSTSIYAGAVDAMVQWWYGHNAVGFFLTAGFLGMMYYFVPKQAERPIYSYRLSIVHFWALIMIYMWAGPHHLHYTALPNWAQSLGMIMSIILLAPSWGGMINGMMTLSGAWHKLRTDPTLRFLVVALSFYGMSTFEGPMMAIKTVNALSHYTDWTIGHVHSGALGWVAMITIGSMYHLIPRVFGRTEMYSVNLIAVHFWLATIGTVLYIASMWVNGILQGLMWRAINPDGTLMYTFVESVEASGPGYFVRLIGGLFWVTGMLIMAFNVYMTVKRREAISHSAPQAA
- the ccoO gene encoding cytochrome-c oxidase, cbb3-type subunit II, whose protein sequence is MKHEIVEKNVGLLAVLILVVISFGGLAEVVPLFFQKQTTEPVEGLEPLSALELEGRDIYRREGCVGCHSQMVRPFRAETERYGHYNVAGEQVYEHNFLWGSKRTGPDLARVGGRYSDDWHRAHLYNPRDVVPESVMPAYPWLFENTLDGDATPAKMRTLRQLGVPYTDEDIANATDDVRGTQEITALVAYLQQLGTVLEGTR